One window of Nicotiana tomentosiformis chromosome 11, ASM39032v3, whole genome shotgun sequence genomic DNA carries:
- the LOC138901299 gene encoding uncharacterized mitochondrial protein AtMg00810-like — translation MEASKVIDTLIATATRLDIDKPGSLINQTMYRGVIGSLLYLTASRPDIVFSVGYLVDRKSTSGMAHFLGSCLISLGTRKQNSVALSTTEAEYVAVSSCCAQLLWIKQQLEDFLMYSDCVDTHDDYRATDAVHASKRG, via the exons ATGGAAGCATCTAAAGTTATTGACACTCTCATTGCCACAGCTACGCGTCTAGACATTGATAAACCTGGTTCCCTTATAAATCAGACCATGTATAGAGGTGTCATAGGATCACTTTTGTATCTCACTGCAAGCAGACCAGACATTGTGTTCAGCGTGG GATATCTGGTGGACAGGAAAAGCACGTCTGGAATGGCACATTTTCTGGGTTCTTGTCTCATCTCATTGGGTACAAGGAAACAGAACTCAGTGGCACTCTCAACTACTGAAGCAGAATATGTAGCAGTTTCTtcttgttgtgctcaattgttgtggatcaagcaGCAGTTGGAGGACTTTTTAATGTACTCAGATTGT gtagacacaCATGATGATTATAGAGCAACTGATGCAGTGCATGCTAGTAAAAGGGGTTAA